In Blattabacterium cuenoti, the following proteins share a genomic window:
- a CDS encoding urease subunit gamma, whose protein sequence is MHLTSYEKEKILLHMAGELAKKRLKRGLKLNYPESLALIAHYVMEGARDGKTVKDLMYEAGNILNHEQVMDGVYELLNNVQVEATFPDGTKLVTIHHPIKKNRKKNSNLIPGQYDLLKEEIVFFPGRSRIERIVSNTGTRPIQVGSHFHFYETNSALLFDREGTKGYKLDIPSGRSVRFEPGETKEIMLVEIGGSKKIYGFSGKENTTI, encoded by the coding sequence ATGCATTTAACTTCTTATGAAAAGGAAAAAATTCTTCTGCACATGGCTGGAGAATTGGCAAAAAAACGTTTAAAAAGAGGATTAAAATTGAATTATCCTGAATCTTTAGCTTTAATCGCTCATTATGTAATGGAAGGAGCTCGTGATGGAAAAACAGTAAAAGATCTCATGTATGAAGCAGGAAATATTCTGAACCATGAACAAGTTATGGATGGAGTGTATGAATTACTTAATAATGTTCAAGTAGAAGCAACTTTTCCTGATGGAACAAAGTTGGTAACTATACATCATCCTATCAAAAAAAATAGAAAAAAAAATTCTAATTTAATTCCAGGACAATATGATCTTCTAAAAGAAGAGATTGTATTCTTCCCCGGAAGATCTCGTATAGAAAGAATAGTATCCAATACAGGGACTCGCCCTATTCAAGTAGGATCTCATTTTCATTTTTATGAAACCAATTCTGCTCTTCTTTTTGACAGAGAAGGAACTAAAGGATACAAACTCGATATTCCTTCTGGTAGATCCGTTCGTTTTGAACCAGGTGAAACAAAAGAAATTATGTTAGTAGAAATTGGAGGAAGTAAAAAAATTTATGGATTTTCAGGAAAAGAAAATACAACTATATGA
- a CDS encoding thymidylate synthase, giving the protein MKQYLNLLKNVLKKGIKRKDRTGIGTISLFGSQMRFDLKKGFPLLTTKKLNIRSIIYELLWFLKGDTNIQFLVNNQVNIWNKWADNHGELGPIYGFQWRKWPTYDGHFVDQIVNLIKEIKFNPNSRRLIVSSWNVGMIKSMALPPCHLLFQFYVYKKKLSLLLYQRSADIFIGLPFNIASYALLLTMLANILHLKEKELIHTIGDAHIYNNHIEQVKLQMKRTPRPLPKMIINSSVKDIFQYRFEDFELKNYNPFPHIKGDVAI; this is encoded by the coding sequence ATGAAACAATATTTAAATTTATTAAAAAACGTATTAAAAAAGGGAATCAAAAGAAAAGATAGAACTGGCATAGGGACAATAAGCTTATTTGGATCTCAAATGAGATTTGACTTAAAGAAAGGTTTCCCTCTTTTAACTACTAAAAAATTAAATATACGGTCTATTATTTATGAACTATTATGGTTTTTAAAAGGTGATACAAACATTCAATTTTTAGTAAATAATCAAGTTAATATTTGGAACAAGTGGGCGGACAATCATGGAGAATTAGGTCCTATATATGGATTTCAATGGAGAAAATGGCCAACCTACGATGGCCATTTTGTAGATCAAATCGTTAATCTTATAAAAGAAATAAAATTTAATCCTAATTCTAGACGTTTAATTGTTTCTTCTTGGAATGTAGGGATGATTAAAAGTATGGCACTCCCTCCTTGTCATTTATTATTTCAATTTTATGTATATAAAAAAAAATTATCGTTACTTTTATATCAAAGAAGTGCAGATATCTTTATTGGATTACCATTCAATATTGCTTCTTACGCTTTGTTACTCACTATGTTAGCTAACATACTCCATTTAAAAGAAAAAGAACTCATTCATACTATAGGAGATGCTCATATCTATAATAATCATATTGAGCAAGTTAAACTACAGATGAAAAGAACCCCAAGACCACTTCCTAAAATGATTATAAATTCTTCTGTGAAAGATATTTTTCAATATCGTTTTGAAGACTTTGAATTAAAGAACTATAATCCTTTTCCTCATATTAAGGGAGATGTTGCCATTTAA
- the aroB gene encoding 3-dehydroquinate synthase, which yields MKKRGEFIHFNEEAYDVLKNYLLHQVDSIKNIFILVDNITYTHCLPILFQNIDFLKKSNVIKIKSGEKEKNIYTCIQICKNLEKFKATRKSLIINLGGGVITDTGGFVASIFKRGIRFINIPTTLLGMVDAAIGYKTGVNLDSIKNEIGSFYVPEFLIIDTHFLKTLPNKEIFSGMAEMFKHGLIADKNFWTQMNQIQTDIIQNKQNKNEWTHLIHQSILIKQKIVDQDPKEKGLRKILNFGHTIGHALESYFMNMNKMLHGFAVTIGMIYESWISYKINGLSMSDYKEIRSSLSALCPISNQIDNLEINKLLLIMEHDKKNEKNKIQFSLLKEIGECSYNCQVPYSLIKESFLN from the coding sequence ATGAAAAAAAGGGGAGAATTTATACACTTTAATGAAGAAGCTTATGATGTCCTTAAAAATTATTTACTTCATCAAGTGGATTCTATAAAAAACATATTCATTCTAGTAGATAATATTACCTATACACATTGTCTTCCCATTCTTTTTCAGAATATAGATTTTTTGAAAAAATCTAATGTTATTAAAATAAAATCAGGGGAAAAAGAAAAAAATATTTATACGTGTATTCAAATATGTAAAAATCTAGAAAAATTTAAAGCAACTAGAAAAAGTTTAATTATAAATTTAGGAGGAGGAGTTATAACAGATACTGGAGGATTTGTAGCTTCTATATTCAAACGAGGTATTCGTTTTATTAATATCCCTACAACTTTATTAGGAATGGTGGATGCTGCTATAGGATATAAAACAGGTGTGAATTTAGATTCTATAAAAAACGAAATAGGATCTTTTTATGTTCCAGAATTTTTAATCATTGATACTCATTTTTTAAAAACACTTCCGAATAAAGAAATTTTTTCTGGTATGGCAGAAATGTTCAAACATGGATTAATAGCTGATAAAAATTTTTGGACACAAATGAATCAAATACAAACAGATATCATTCAGAATAAACAGAATAAAAATGAATGGACGCACTTAATTCATCAATCTATATTGATAAAACAAAAAATTGTAGATCAAGATCCTAAAGAAAAAGGATTAAGAAAAATTCTTAATTTTGGACACACTATTGGACATGCTTTAGAAAGTTATTTTATGAATATGAACAAAATGTTACATGGGTTTGCTGTAACTATAGGAATGATTTATGAATCATGGATTTCCTACAAAATTAATGGTTTATCCATGTCTGATTATAAAGAAATCAGATCTTCGCTTTCTGCATTATGTCCAATATCAAATCAAATTGATAATTTAGAAATTAATAAATTGTTGCTGATTATGGAACATGATAAAAAAAATGAAAAAAATAAAATTCAATTTTCTTTATTAAAAGAAATAGGAGAATGTTCATATAATTGTCAAGTACCATATTCTTTGATCAAAGAGAGTTTTTTGAACTAA
- the thrC gene encoding threonine synthase: MLYYSLKNYKNLVSFEDAVLTGLSPDGGLYMPECIPKLSPKFIHKLPAYDIYTIAMFVIKPYIEKCIPEKYIDNIIHDTLNFSFPLKKIHDNIHVLELFHGPTLSFKDVGAKFMAECLNFFSEKLGKTVTVLVATSGDTGGAVAKGFHKKPGIEVIILYPYNGISSLQKKQITSLGDNIFALEIDGDFDDCQSMVKKAFLDKKVNDKYTLTSANSINVGRWLPQMFYYFLAYRQIIEKNPIELIFSVPSGNFGNICAGMMAEKMGLPIKFFIASTNINDTIPRFLKSEKYHPFPVKKTISNAMDISNPSNFSRIWYLYKKNMFQLRKKLSSYKFTDEETLSIIKIMWKKYKYMLDPHGAIGYLGLRQYLQEINNTSDPAIFLETAHPIKFLDHIPSFLRKKIVPTQELEIFLNTKNTNKKISLSNNFHVFKDWLLERK; the protein is encoded by the coding sequence ATGTTATATTATAGTTTAAAAAATTATAAAAACTTAGTTTCTTTCGAAGATGCTGTTTTAACAGGATTATCCCCTGATGGTGGGTTATATATGCCTGAATGTATTCCTAAACTATCCCCTAAATTTATTCATAAACTTCCAGCTTATGATATCTATACGATAGCCATGTTTGTAATAAAACCTTATATTGAAAAATGCATCCCAGAAAAGTACATTGATAATATTATTCATGATACTTTGAATTTTTCTTTTCCATTGAAAAAAATACATGATAATATTCATGTATTAGAACTTTTTCATGGTCCCACTTTATCTTTTAAAGATGTGGGAGCTAAGTTTATGGCAGAATGTTTAAATTTTTTTTCTGAAAAATTAGGAAAAACCGTTACGGTTTTAGTAGCGACTTCAGGAGATACCGGGGGCGCTGTTGCTAAAGGGTTTCATAAAAAGCCTGGAATAGAAGTCATTATTTTATATCCATATAATGGAATCAGTTCTTTACAAAAAAAACAAATCACTTCATTGGGAGATAATATATTCGCTTTAGAAATAGATGGGGACTTCGATGACTGTCAGAGCATGGTAAAAAAAGCCTTTTTAGACAAGAAAGTGAACGATAAATACACATTAACTTCTGCTAATTCTATTAATGTAGGGAGATGGCTTCCTCAAATGTTTTATTATTTTTTAGCTTACAGACAAATAATAGAAAAAAATCCTATAGAATTAATTTTTTCAGTTCCTAGTGGAAACTTTGGGAATATTTGTGCAGGAATGATGGCTGAAAAAATGGGATTACCAATAAAATTTTTTATTGCATCTACAAATATTAACGATACTATACCTAGATTTTTAAAATCTGAAAAATACCATCCTTTTCCGGTAAAAAAAACTATATCAAATGCTATGGATATATCTAATCCAAGTAATTTTTCTAGAATATGGTATTTATATAAAAAAAATATGTTTCAATTAAGAAAAAAACTATCTTCCTACAAATTCACAGATGAAGAAACTTTGTCAATTATAAAAATAATGTGGAAAAAATATAAATACATGCTAGATCCACATGGAGCGATTGGTTATTTAGGGCTTAGACAATATTTACAAGAAATTAATAATACTTCAGATCCAGCTATATTTTTAGAAACTGCTCATCCTATTAAATTTTTAGATCATATACCATCTTTTTTGCGTAAAAAAATTGTACCGACTCAAGAACTAGAAATATTTTTGAATACAAAAAATACCAACAAAAAAATATCTTTATCCAATAATTTTCATGTTTTCAAAGATTGGTTATTAGAAAGAAAATAA
- a CDS encoding 50S ribosomal protein L25 → MKYVNIYGYKRDIGKKAVRSIRLSGKVPCILYGKNTNIPFSTSLESLKKIIYTTEVYGIILQIEGYDRSINAIRKEIQFDPVNEKILHVDFYKIDKFKSIILEIPIKSFGRPVGVEKGGEYHLNIRKLKVKANSHNMPEHIKLNINSLDIGDRITIEDLYNDKYTILHPSHTLIASVKNSRTIIKGAQEEENQEGKEKENKKVKK, encoded by the coding sequence ATGAAATATGTTAATATATATGGTTATAAAAGAGATATTGGGAAAAAAGCAGTCCGTTCCATTCGACTTTCTGGAAAAGTTCCGTGTATTTTATATGGAAAAAATACAAATATTCCGTTTTCTACTTCATTAGAAAGTTTAAAGAAAATAATATATACAACAGAAGTATATGGTATTATTCTTCAGATAGAAGGATATGACCGAAGTATTAACGCGATTCGAAAGGAAATACAATTTGATCCTGTTAATGAAAAAATATTACATGTTGATTTTTACAAAATTGATAAATTTAAATCTATTATATTAGAAATTCCTATTAAATCTTTTGGTAGACCTGTTGGAGTAGAAAAAGGAGGTGAATATCATTTGAATATCAGAAAATTAAAAGTGAAAGCAAATTCACATAATATGCCAGAACATATTAAATTAAATATAAATTCTTTAGATATAGGAGATAGAATAACAATTGAAGATTTATATAATGATAAATATACTATATTGCACCCTTCCCATACATTGATAGCAAGCGTAAAAAATTCGCGGACAATTATTAAAGGTGCTCAAGAAGAAGAAAATCAAGAAGGAAAAGAAAAAGAAAACAAAAAAGTAAAAAAATAA
- a CDS encoding DedA family protein, with the protein MPDIWDFFQHLFNPRWIFLYFGNTALFILLAIVFAETGFFIGFFLPGDSLLFTAGIFGEDLCKNFYNVPFFVIILIVAGVAILGNIQGYWLGYKSGKLLYKRKDSFFFKKKHLILAKLFYNKYKKTALIMSRFLPMFRTFAPIIAGAIRIDFKKFMIYNILGALAWTFSIMLAGHYLDKSFPELKNHLEWIILLIVLITTIPVFLKMKINKNKKIFI; encoded by the coding sequence ATGCCAGATATTTGGGATTTTTTTCAGCATTTGTTTAATCCTAGATGGATATTTTTATATTTCGGAAATACAGCTTTATTTATTCTTTTAGCTATTGTTTTTGCGGAAACAGGGTTTTTTATTGGTTTTTTCTTGCCTGGAGATTCTTTATTATTTACTGCTGGAATTTTTGGGGAAGATTTATGCAAAAATTTTTATAATGTCCCTTTTTTTGTGATAATTTTAATCGTAGCAGGCGTCGCTATTCTTGGTAATATACAGGGATATTGGTTAGGGTACAAATCTGGGAAACTGTTATATAAAAGAAAAGATTCCTTTTTTTTTAAAAAAAAACATTTAATTTTAGCAAAATTGTTTTATAATAAATATAAAAAAACAGCTCTTATCATGAGTCGTTTTCTCCCCATGTTTCGTACTTTTGCTCCTATTATAGCAGGAGCAATTCGCATAGATTTCAAAAAATTTATGATATATAACATTCTTGGAGCGCTTGCTTGGACTTTTTCTATCATGTTAGCGGGCCATTATTTAGATAAAAGTTTTCCGGAATTAAAAAATCATCTTGAATGGATTATTTTATTAATTGTATTAATTACAACTATACCTGTTTTTTTAAAAATGAAAATAAATAAGAATAAAAAAATATTTATCTAA
- the thrA gene encoding bifunctional aspartate kinase/homoserine dehydrogenase I: MQVLKFGGSSVAHSDAIKRICSLLEKKPKGRYAIVVSALGNITDQLIQCGQLASERKNIYKNILEEIEIRHLNIIRELFPITYQSHLISWIKKNINDLESLCDGIFQVEELSKRSLDKIMSFGELSSSFLIAEKLKQSGLDAVCKDSRDLIITDSQFGCAQVDFITSNHHIIQFFCEKTSEYIVLPGFIASTLENETTTLGRGGSDYTAAILAAAISASLLEIWTDVSGMMTANPKIVNQAFPIKEISYEEAMELSHFGAKVIYPPTIQPAMKKHIPIQIKNTFSPLDTGTLIYINKNTNISQPVTGISGIQNMALLTLEGSGMIGIPGYSKRLFEALSREKINVIFITQSSSEHSITTGIHETDVIKAKAVIDSEFAQEIHQRRIDPLRIEKDLCIIAVVGDNMKNLHGTSGKMFSALGRNSINVRAIAQGSTEKNISAVIRKNDFKKALNTLHEAFFESPPKQINLFICGVGKVGSKLLEQIDQQQNYLLEELKLQVRVIGLANSKKMYFNDHGINLSDWGQYLNQKGINMNIYSFMEKVWKFNLRNSLFVDNTASEEMAMTYDKFLKNGIGVITCNKIACSSDYDHYKKLKTLSRHFKAPFLFETNVGASLPVISTLNDLINSGDKIHKIEAVLSGSLNFIFNHFVGKKSFLEVVKEAQLKGYTEPDSRIDLSGLDVMRKILILARECGSPLELSDIHQKSFLPETCLNSSSIDNFYQELHRYRDYFFKIRSEAEKDKKRLRFIARYENGVASVGLESVSQIHPFFQLEGKDNMVLYNTYRYAEQPLIIKGAGAGAEVTASGVFSDIIKATK; the protein is encoded by the coding sequence ATGCAAGTTTTAAAATTTGGGGGTAGTTCCGTAGCTCATTCTGATGCAATAAAACGTATTTGTTCTTTGTTAGAAAAAAAACCAAAAGGAAGATATGCTATTGTTGTATCTGCATTAGGAAACATTACGGACCAGTTGATTCAATGTGGCCAATTAGCTTCTGAAAGAAAAAATATTTATAAAAATATATTAGAAGAAATAGAGATTCGACATCTTAATATTATAAGAGAATTGTTTCCTATCACCTATCAAAGTCATTTAATCAGTTGGATTAAAAAAAATATAAATGATTTAGAAAGTTTATGTGACGGTATTTTTCAAGTAGAAGAACTTTCAAAACGATCTTTAGATAAAATCATGAGTTTTGGAGAATTGAGTTCTTCTTTCCTCATTGCAGAAAAATTGAAACAATCTGGGTTAGATGCAGTTTGTAAAGATAGCAGAGATTTAATTATTACAGATTCTCAATTTGGATGCGCACAAGTAGATTTTATCACAAGTAATCACCATATTATTCAGTTTTTTTGTGAAAAAACATCAGAATACATCGTTTTACCAGGATTTATCGCTTCTACGTTAGAAAACGAAACCACTACTCTTGGAAGAGGAGGGTCTGATTATACAGCGGCTATTTTAGCTGCGGCGATATCAGCTAGTTTACTAGAAATATGGACGGATGTAAGTGGAATGATGACAGCAAATCCAAAAATAGTGAATCAAGCTTTTCCTATAAAAGAAATTTCTTATGAGGAAGCTATGGAATTATCACATTTTGGAGCAAAAGTTATTTATCCTCCTACGATTCAACCTGCTATGAAAAAACATATTCCTATACAAATTAAAAATACTTTCTCTCCTTTAGATACGGGAACTTTGATTTATATTAACAAAAATACAAATATTAGTCAACCTGTTACCGGAATATCTGGAATTCAGAATATGGCATTGCTTACTTTGGAAGGAAGTGGTATGATCGGAATTCCTGGATATTCCAAACGTTTATTCGAAGCTTTATCACGGGAAAAAATAAATGTAATATTTATCACTCAAAGTTCTTCAGAACATTCAATTACGACAGGAATTCATGAAACAGATGTAATTAAAGCAAAAGCCGTTATAGATAGTGAATTTGCTCAAGAAATACATCAAAGACGGATTGATCCATTAAGAATCGAGAAAGATCTTTGTATCATTGCGGTGGTGGGAGATAATATGAAAAATCTTCATGGAACTAGTGGGAAAATGTTTTCAGCTTTAGGAAGAAATAGTATTAATGTCAGAGCTATAGCGCAAGGTTCTACTGAAAAAAATATATCAGCCGTTATTAGAAAAAACGATTTTAAAAAGGCATTAAACACTTTACATGAAGCTTTTTTTGAAAGTCCACCAAAACAAATTAATCTTTTTATTTGTGGAGTAGGAAAAGTGGGAAGCAAATTGCTTGAACAGATAGATCAACAACAAAATTACTTATTAGAAGAATTAAAGCTTCAAGTTAGAGTCATTGGATTAGCTAACAGCAAGAAAATGTATTTTAATGATCATGGAATTAACTTAAGTGATTGGGGACAATATCTGAACCAAAAAGGTATAAATATGAATATATATTCCTTTATGGAAAAAGTATGGAAATTTAATCTAAGGAATAGTTTATTTGTAGATAATACAGCTAGTGAAGAAATGGCTATGACCTATGATAAATTTCTAAAAAATGGAATAGGCGTTATTACTTGTAATAAAATAGCTTGTTCCTCCGATTATGATCATTATAAAAAATTAAAAACACTTTCTAGACATTTTAAAGCCCCATTTTTGTTTGAAACTAATGTAGGTGCTAGTTTACCAGTCATTAGTACACTGAACGATCTAATTAATAGTGGAGATAAAATTCATAAAATAGAAGCTGTATTATCAGGAAGTTTAAATTTTATATTTAATCATTTTGTAGGAAAAAAATCTTTTTTAGAAGTAGTAAAAGAAGCTCAATTAAAAGGATATACAGAACCGGATTCTAGAATTGATTTAAGTGGATTAGATGTTATGCGAAAAATACTAATTTTAGCAAGAGAATGTGGTTCTCCATTAGAATTGAGTGATATTCATCAGAAATCTTTTCTTCCAGAAACTTGTTTGAATTCAAGTTCTATAGATAATTTTTATCAAGAATTGCACAGATACAGAGATTATTTTTTTAAAATAAGAAGTGAAGCGGAAAAAGATAAAAAACGTTTACGTTTTATTGCACGTTATGAAAATGGAGTCGCTTCTGTTGGATTAGAATCTGTTTCACAGATTCATCCATTTTTTCAATTAGAAGGAAAAGATAATATGGTTTTATATAATACATATCGTTATGCGGAACAACCTCTTATCATAAAAGGAGCAGGTGCTGGAGCCGAAGTTACTGCATCTGGAGTTTTTTCAGATATTATTAAAGCTACTAAATAA
- a CDS encoding ribose-phosphate diphosphokinase, with product MNQKVLFFSTRSGLKLSENIAYYYGNFLGKVRFLEFSDGEYTPCFEQSVRGSQVFLIGSTFPPVDNLMELLLMCDAARRASAYNITLVIPYFGWARQDHKDIPRTPIAAKLIANLIVASGATRVMTMDLHADQIQGFFDIPVDHLYASRIFIDYIKKLNIDQLTIASPDMGGAKRARSYAGYLGTDVVICYKERKKANEIEFMNLIGNVKEKNIILIDDMVDTAGTLTEAANLIKKQGAKSVRAIATHPVLSGNSYEKIHQSAIEELAVTDTIPINQVNPSDKIKILSCAPLFAEVMQSVHKDESISNKFII from the coding sequence ATGAATCAAAAGGTTCTCTTCTTTTCTACAAGAAGTGGGTTAAAACTATCAGAAAATATAGCTTATTACTATGGAAACTTTCTAGGTAAAGTACGATTCTTAGAATTTAGTGATGGAGAATATACTCCTTGTTTTGAACAATCTGTTCGTGGATCTCAAGTATTTTTGATTGGGTCTACTTTTCCTCCAGTAGATAATTTAATGGAATTATTGTTAATGTGCGATGCAGCTCGTAGAGCTTCAGCTTATAACATAACACTTGTGATTCCGTATTTCGGATGGGCTAGACAAGATCATAAAGATATACCTAGAACTCCTATTGCCGCTAAACTTATAGCGAATTTGATAGTCGCTTCAGGAGCGACTAGAGTCATGACTATGGATTTACACGCGGATCAAATTCAAGGATTTTTTGATATACCTGTAGATCATTTGTATGCATCTAGAATATTTATTGATTATATTAAAAAATTAAATATAGATCAATTAACAATCGCTTCTCCAGATATGGGAGGGGCTAAAAGAGCTAGAAGTTATGCTGGTTATTTAGGAACAGATGTAGTAATCTGTTATAAAGAAAGAAAAAAAGCAAATGAAATAGAATTCATGAATCTTATAGGAAATGTAAAAGAAAAAAATATTATACTTATAGATGACATGGTAGATACAGCTGGAACCTTGACGGAAGCGGCTAATTTAATAAAGAAACAAGGAGCTAAAAGTGTACGTGCGATAGCTACTCATCCTGTTTTATCAGGAAATTCATATGAAAAAATACATCAGTCAGCAATTGAAGAATTGGCAGTAACAGATACAATTCCTATAAATCAAGTGAATCCAAGTGATAAAATTAAAATTTTGTCTTGTGCTCCGCTTTTTGCGGAAGTGATGCAATCAGTACATAAAGACGAGTCCATTAGTAATAAATTTATAATATGA
- a CDS encoding homoserine kinase codes for MKGIKIFAPATVANLACGFDVIGLALDFPKDEIFLYKSNNPGIRINRIYGASLPNDPRKNVAFVALQFLLKKYQQKQKFDNEKKIGFEIELIKNIHPGSGIGSSAASAAGVVYGANVLLGNPFNSIQLIRFAMEGERVASGTAHADNVAPAIMGGLTLVRSYKPLDITKLHTPNELWVSIIHPQIEVKTSDAREILKQKILMTDAIRQWGNVGALVAGLYLEDYGLISRSLEDVIAEPIRAMLIPAFYELKIRCKEIGALGGGISGSGPSVFMLSKGNHTAKKVTEVMNRVYSPLKVDYKTYTSPINQQGVKWTQIL; via the coding sequence ATGAAGGGAATTAAAATATTTGCACCAGCTACTGTCGCTAATTTAGCTTGTGGTTTTGATGTTATTGGATTAGCTTTAGATTTTCCTAAAGATGAAATTTTTTTATATAAATCTAATAATCCAGGAATACGTATTAATCGAATATATGGGGCTTCATTACCTAATGATCCAAGAAAAAATGTGGCTTTTGTTGCTTTGCAATTTTTATTGAAAAAATATCAACAAAAACAAAAATTTGATAACGAAAAAAAAATAGGATTTGAAATTGAATTAATTAAAAATATTCACCCTGGAAGCGGAATAGGATCTAGTGCCGCTAGTGCCGCTGGGGTAGTTTATGGAGCTAATGTTCTATTAGGAAACCCTTTCAATAGCATACAATTAATACGTTTTGCTATGGAAGGAGAACGTGTAGCAAGTGGGACTGCTCATGCTGACAATGTTGCTCCTGCTATCATGGGAGGACTAACATTAGTTAGGAGTTATAAACCATTGGACATAACTAAATTACACACTCCTAATGAATTATGGGTTAGCATCATACATCCGCAAATTGAAGTTAAAACATCAGATGCTAGAGAAATTTTAAAACAAAAAATATTAATGACAGATGCTATTAGACAGTGGGGGAATGTAGGGGCATTGGTAGCAGGATTATATCTAGAAGATTATGGATTAATAAGTAGGTCTTTAGAAGATGTTATTGCTGAACCAATACGAGCAATGCTAATTCCAGCTTTTTATGAATTAAAAATAAGATGCAAAGAAATAGGAGCTTTGGGAGGAGGAATTTCTGGTTCAGGTCCTTCTGTTTTCATGTTGAGCAAAGGAAATCATACGGCAAAAAAAGTGACTGAAGTTATGAATAGAGTATATTCTCCGTTAAAAGTTGATTATAAAACTTATACTTCTCCTATCAATCAGCAAGGAGTCAAGTGGACTCAAATATTATAG
- a CDS encoding nucleoside deaminase yields MKIALKEAHLAFYKNEIPIGAAITYQNMVIAKAHNLTETLCDITAHAEMLVINLASNYLKKKYIKKCTLYVTLEPCVMCAGALFWSQIGRVVCGASNPSKRGFLYYGIKLHPKTEFASGIMKNQCKALIQEFFFQKRIPKYKKI; encoded by the coding sequence ATGAAAATAGCATTAAAAGAGGCTCATCTTGCTTTTTATAAAAATGAAATTCCTATAGGAGCTGCAATTACATATCAAAATATGGTTATAGCAAAAGCTCATAATTTAACTGAAACTTTATGCGATATTACTGCACATGCAGAAATGTTAGTGATAAACTTAGCATCTAATTATTTGAAAAAAAAATACATAAAAAAATGTACTTTATATGTAACCCTAGAACCATGTGTCATGTGTGCTGGAGCTTTATTTTGGTCTCAAATAGGAAGAGTTGTTTGTGGGGCCTCTAACCCATCAAAAAGAGGATTCTTGTATTATGGGATTAAATTACATCCCAAAACAGAATTTGCATCTGGAATTATGAAAAACCAGTGCAAGGCTCTTATACAAGAATTCTTTTTTCAAAAAAGGATTCCAAAATATAAAAAAATTTAG